A genome region from Geobacter pickeringii includes the following:
- the metK gene encoding methionine adenosyltransferase: MEMKDYIFTSESVSEGHPDKVADQISDAILDAILAQDPRARVACETLVTTGMAVIAGEITTTAVVDYPKIARETIKEIGYNDSAMGFDWETCAVLTSIDKQSPDISQGVTEGEGLYKEQGAGDQGLMFGYACTETPELMPMSIIYAHKLTQKLAEVRKNGVLPFLRPDSKSQVSIQYVNDKPVRVDTVVISSQHSPEASHEAIREGIVEEVIKKIIPAELLDEKTRFLINPTGRFVVGGPMGDCGLTGRKIIVDSYGGHGAHGGGAFSGKDPSKVDRSAAYMGRYVAKNLVAAGLCEKCEVQVAYAIGVAEPVSVMVDTSGTGKIPSQRIAEIVREVFDLRPRAIIEQLDLLRPIYKKTAAYGHFGRELPEFTWERTDKVDIIRQKAGL, from the coding sequence ATGGAGATGAAAGATTACATTTTTACTTCCGAATCGGTGTCGGAGGGGCACCCTGACAAAGTTGCCGACCAGATCTCCGATGCGATTCTCGATGCGATTCTCGCCCAGGACCCGCGGGCCCGCGTTGCCTGCGAAACGCTCGTGACCACCGGAATGGCGGTAATCGCCGGCGAGATCACCACGACTGCCGTGGTCGACTATCCGAAGATCGCGCGGGAAACCATCAAGGAGATCGGCTACAACGATTCCGCCATGGGTTTCGATTGGGAGACCTGTGCCGTCCTGACATCCATTGACAAGCAGTCCCCCGACATCTCCCAAGGGGTCACCGAGGGAGAAGGGCTTTACAAGGAGCAGGGGGCGGGCGACCAGGGGCTCATGTTCGGCTATGCCTGCACCGAGACCCCGGAACTGATGCCGATGTCCATCATCTATGCGCACAAGCTGACCCAGAAGCTGGCCGAAGTCAGGAAAAACGGGGTGCTCCCCTTCCTCCGTCCCGACTCCAAGTCCCAGGTATCCATCCAGTATGTGAACGACAAACCGGTCCGGGTCGATACGGTGGTCATCTCCTCGCAGCATTCGCCGGAAGCCTCCCATGAGGCGATCAGGGAAGGGATCGTCGAGGAAGTAATCAAGAAGATCATTCCTGCCGAGCTCCTGGACGAGAAGACCCGCTTCCTCATCAACCCCACCGGACGGTTCGTCGTCGGCGGCCCCATGGGAGACTGCGGACTCACCGGGCGCAAGATCATCGTCGACAGCTACGGTGGGCACGGTGCCCACGGTGGCGGTGCGTTTTCCGGCAAGGATCCCTCCAAGGTCGACCGTTCCGCCGCCTACATGGGGCGCTACGTTGCCAAGAACCTCGTGGCCGCCGGCCTCTGCGAGAAGTGCGAAGTTCAGGTGGCGTACGCCATCGGCGTGGCCGAGCCGGTGTCGGTCATGGTCGACACCTCGGGAACGGGCAAGATTCCTTCGCAGCGCATCGCCGAGATCGTTCGCGAAGTCTTCGACCTGCGCCCCCGTGCCATCATCGAGCAGCTCGACCTTCTGCGCCCCATCTACAAGAAGACCGCTGCCTATGGCCATTTTGGCCGCGAGCTTCCCGAGTTTACCTGGGAGCGGACCGACAAGGTCGATATCATCCGCCAGAAGGCGGGGCTGTAA
- a CDS encoding response regulator transcription factor: MNDEKPHILLVEDEMHLARGICFNLEQDGYRVSHVESGEEALQRLTYDRFALIILDVMLPGMNGFTVCEKIRATDPRVPILILTARTDEGDRVTGLKSGADDYLTKPFSLNEFLLRVGGMLRRSAWYRPEPVEEGYRFGDNEVFLLSYHARTAQGEIDLTELEVKMLSLFFHREGEAIPRGEILENVWGYSSDTETRTLDNFVVRLRKYFEPNPARPLFFQTVRGVGYRFSRKGGELGP, translated from the coding sequence GTGAACGACGAAAAGCCGCATATCCTCCTTGTGGAAGATGAGATGCACCTTGCCCGCGGAATCTGCTTCAACCTGGAGCAGGACGGGTATCGCGTAAGTCATGTGGAAAGCGGAGAGGAGGCCCTCCAGCGTCTTACCTACGACCGCTTTGCCCTGATCATTCTCGACGTGATGCTCCCCGGCATGAACGGTTTCACGGTCTGCGAGAAGATCCGCGCCACCGATCCGCGGGTGCCGATTCTCATCCTCACTGCCCGCACCGACGAAGGAGACCGGGTCACCGGCCTCAAGAGCGGTGCCGACGATTACCTGACCAAGCCATTCAGTCTGAACGAATTTCTGCTGCGCGTGGGAGGGATGCTCCGGCGATCGGCCTGGTACCGCCCCGAGCCGGTGGAGGAAGGATACCGCTTCGGCGACAACGAGGTATTTCTCCTCTCCTATCACGCCCGGACCGCCCAGGGAGAGATTGACCTGACCGAACTGGAGGTGAAGATGCTATCTCTCTTCTTCCACCGGGAAGGGGAAGCAATTCCCCGTGGCGAGATCCTCGAAAACGTCTGGGGGTATTCATCCGATACGGAAACGCGGACGCTCGACAACTTCGTCGTGCGCCTGCGCAAGTACTTCGAACCCAACCCCGCACGCCCCCTCTTCTTCCAAACGGTGCGGGGGGTCGGGTACCGTTTCAGCAGGAAAGGCGGAGAGCTGGGACCGTGA
- a CDS encoding sensor histidine kinase gives MKWLKKLANPLMALIGIQLVWGLVVFFWIYWFMGRHREFRELEMRYRPELLSRGFDWLVLVEGLLLLVIIMVGVYVMFLYWRRQSNLYREQKDFISQATHELKSPLASIKLHLETIRLRKLSPEKLERFLDTMLEDVERLDDLTSNFLMAAKLEQRRRASQYPVVDLSELLGSYMERKRDKLPEGGSIALDIEGGVKVAIDAEGFKTVLRNLSENAILYSPATPEIRVALRREGTRCVMTFQDSGMGVAAEDLKKIFRKFYRVRRPGETIRGTGLGLWIVREVIREHGGTITVASPGIGMGTAFTITLPLAR, from the coding sequence ATGAAATGGTTGAAAAAACTCGCAAATCCCCTCATGGCCCTGATCGGCATCCAGCTCGTCTGGGGGCTGGTGGTCTTTTTCTGGATCTACTGGTTCATGGGAAGGCACCGGGAGTTCCGCGAACTGGAGATGCGCTACCGGCCGGAACTCCTGAGCCGCGGTTTCGACTGGCTCGTCCTGGTGGAGGGGCTGCTCCTTCTCGTCATCATCATGGTCGGCGTGTACGTCATGTTTCTCTACTGGCGCCGCCAATCCAACCTGTACCGGGAGCAGAAGGACTTCATCTCCCAGGCGACCCACGAACTGAAATCGCCCCTGGCATCCATCAAGCTCCACCTGGAGACCATCCGGCTCCGGAAACTATCCCCCGAAAAGCTGGAGCGGTTCCTCGACACCATGCTCGAAGATGTCGAGCGACTCGATGACCTCACCAGCAACTTCCTCATGGCAGCCAAGCTGGAGCAGCGGCGCCGCGCCTCCCAGTACCCGGTCGTCGACCTTTCAGAACTCCTTGGCAGCTACATGGAGCGAAAGCGCGACAAGCTTCCGGAGGGGGGGAGCATTGCCCTCGACATTGAAGGGGGAGTCAAGGTCGCCATCGATGCCGAGGGGTTCAAGACCGTCCTGCGCAATCTCTCGGAGAATGCCATCCTCTACAGCCCGGCCACACCGGAGATACGCGTGGCGCTGCGCCGCGAGGGAACCCGCTGCGTCATGACCTTTCAGGACAGCGGCATGGGGGTCGCGGCGGAGGACCTCAAGAAGATTTTCCGGAAATTCTACCGGGTCCGCCGGCCGGGGGAAACCATCCGGGGAACCGGCCTGGGCCTCTGGATCGTCCGGGAGGTAATCAGGGAGCACGGGGGAACGATCACCGTTGCAAGCCCGGGAATCGGAATGGGAACGGCATTCACCATCACCCTGCCGTTGGCCCGATAG
- a CDS encoding NAD(P)H-dependent flavin oxidoreductase — protein MAGPLRIGKHEVKYPLIQGGMGVRISGWRLAGHVAKSGGVGLVAAAGISLNSGLFTGHNFLQVNPEALKQELRKAYEVAPDGVIGVNIMVALSDYEVLVKAAVEGGAKVIVCGAGLPLSLPELTAHAPDVALVPIVSSVRAAQLIAKKWEKGYGRLPDAVVVEDPDTAGGHLGEKMENIGTGTYDHYGTIRGVKEFFQAEYGTSVPVIAAGGIWDRGDLLHALAEGADGVQMASRFVPTVECDADDAYKEAYLQCRREDIGLIMSPAGLPGRAILRNQEKIPLYDEINGTACGNGCLKKCSYKETGERFCIVSALDRAQRGDVETGLIFCGTNAWKADRITTVQEIFDELFIEELAPAEEAA, from the coding sequence ATGGCCGGACCGCTCAGAATCGGAAAGCACGAAGTGAAGTATCCGCTCATCCAGGGAGGGATGGGGGTCAGAATATCAGGATGGCGTCTTGCGGGGCACGTGGCGAAGAGCGGCGGGGTCGGCCTGGTGGCTGCCGCCGGCATATCGCTGAACAGCGGACTCTTTACGGGACATAACTTTCTGCAGGTCAATCCCGAGGCGCTGAAGCAGGAACTGCGCAAGGCCTACGAAGTGGCGCCCGACGGGGTCATCGGCGTCAATATCATGGTGGCGCTTTCCGATTACGAGGTCCTGGTGAAGGCCGCCGTGGAAGGGGGGGCCAAGGTGATCGTCTGTGGTGCCGGTCTCCCCCTGTCACTCCCGGAACTGACGGCCCACGCTCCCGACGTGGCGCTGGTGCCGATCGTTTCGTCGGTTCGCGCTGCGCAGCTCATCGCCAAGAAGTGGGAGAAGGGGTACGGCCGCCTGCCCGATGCGGTGGTGGTCGAGGACCCGGATACCGCCGGCGGGCACCTGGGTGAAAAGATGGAGAACATCGGCACCGGTACCTATGACCATTACGGCACCATTCGCGGCGTCAAGGAATTCTTCCAGGCCGAGTACGGGACGAGCGTCCCGGTCATCGCGGCGGGCGGCATCTGGGACCGCGGCGATCTCCTCCACGCGCTGGCGGAGGGGGCGGACGGCGTGCAGATGGCGAGCCGCTTCGTCCCGACGGTTGAATGCGATGCCGACGATGCCTACAAGGAGGCCTACCTCCAGTGCCGTCGGGAGGATATCGGACTCATAATGAGCCCTGCGGGGCTGCCGGGGCGGGCGATCCTGCGCAATCAGGAGAAGATTCCCCTTTACGACGAGATCAACGGCACGGCATGCGGCAACGGCTGTCTCAAGAAGTGTTCCTACAAGGAGACCGGCGAGCGGTTCTGCATCGTGAGCGCCCTCGACCGGGCCCAGCGGGGGGACGTGGAAACCGGCCTCATCTTCTGCGGCACCAATGCCTGGAAGGCTGACCGTATCACCACCGTCCAGGAGATCTTCGACGAGCTGTTCATCGAGGAACTGGCACCGGCGGAAGAGGCGGCTTAA
- the ahcY gene encoding adenosylhomocysteinase, with protein MSLDAAKETVTAGGVADYVVKDLSLAAWGRKEIAIAETEMPGLMAIREEFAASRPLKGARIAGSLHMTIQTAVLIETLVALGAEVRWASCNIFSTQDHAAAAIAAAGIPVFAHKGETLAEYWEYTHRIFDWHDGGTPNMILDDGGDATLLLHLGSDAEKDPSVIANPTCEEEQFLFAAIRKRLAEKPGWYSATAAAIKGVTEETTTGVHRLYEMHKKGKLKFPAINVNDSVTKSKFDNIYGCRESLLDGIKRATDVMVAGKVAVICGYGDVGKGCAQAMRGLQAQVWVTEIDPICALQAAMEGYKVVTMEWAADKADIFVTTTGNIDVITHDHMKAMKNNAIVCNIGHFDNEIEVAKLRQYQWENIKPQVDHVIFPDGKRIILLAEGRLVNLGCATGHPSYVMSSSFANQTLAQIEIFCNPSKYPVGVYTLPKELDEKVARLQLSKLGVMLTELTDAQASYIGVAKAGPYKPVHYRY; from the coding sequence ATGTCACTTGATGCAGCTAAAGAAACCGTGACGGCAGGCGGGGTCGCGGATTACGTCGTAAAGGACCTTTCCCTTGCCGCCTGGGGGCGCAAGGAGATTGCAATCGCCGAGACCGAAATGCCCGGTCTCATGGCAATCCGCGAGGAATTTGCCGCAAGCCGGCCCCTGAAGGGGGCCCGCATCGCCGGCTCGCTCCACATGACGATCCAGACGGCCGTTCTCATCGAAACTCTGGTGGCGCTTGGCGCCGAGGTCCGCTGGGCATCGTGCAACATCTTCTCCACCCAGGACCACGCCGCCGCGGCCATCGCCGCCGCCGGCATCCCGGTCTTCGCCCACAAGGGGGAAACCCTGGCGGAATACTGGGAATATACCCACCGGATCTTCGACTGGCACGACGGCGGCACCCCGAACATGATCCTCGACGACGGCGGCGACGCCACGCTGCTCCTCCACCTGGGGAGCGACGCGGAGAAGGATCCGTCGGTCATCGCCAACCCCACCTGCGAGGAGGAGCAGTTCCTCTTCGCCGCCATCAGGAAGCGGCTGGCCGAGAAGCCGGGGTGGTACTCCGCCACCGCCGCCGCCATCAAAGGGGTGACCGAAGAGACCACCACCGGCGTCCACCGCCTCTATGAGATGCACAAGAAAGGGAAGCTCAAGTTCCCGGCCATCAACGTCAATGACTCGGTCACCAAGTCCAAGTTCGACAACATCTACGGCTGCCGCGAATCGCTGCTGGACGGCATCAAGCGTGCCACCGACGTGATGGTGGCCGGCAAGGTTGCGGTGATCTGCGGCTACGGCGACGTGGGCAAGGGGTGCGCCCAGGCCATGCGCGGTCTCCAGGCCCAGGTCTGGGTCACCGAGATCGACCCGATCTGCGCCCTCCAGGCCGCCATGGAAGGGTACAAGGTGGTCACCATGGAATGGGCCGCCGACAAGGCCGACATCTTCGTCACCACCACCGGCAATATCGACGTCATCACCCATGACCACATGAAGGCGATGAAGAACAACGCCATCGTCTGCAACATCGGCCACTTTGACAACGAGATCGAGGTCGCCAAGCTCAGGCAGTACCAGTGGGAGAACATCAAACCCCAGGTCGATCACGTCATCTTCCCGGACGGCAAGCGGATCATCCTCCTGGCCGAAGGGCGCCTCGTGAACCTCGGCTGCGCCACGGGGCACCCCTCCTACGTCATGTCTTCCTCCTTCGCCAACCAGACCCTGGCGCAGATTGAGATCTTCTGCAACCCGAGCAAATACCCGGTGGGGGTCTACACCCTCCCCAAGGAACTGGACGAGAAGGTGGCGCGGCTCCAGCTCAGCAAGCTCGGCGTCATGCTTACCGAGCTGACCGATGCCCAGGCTTCCTACATCGGCGTCGCCAAGGCGGGGCCGTACAAGCCGGTGCACTACCGCTACTGA
- a CDS encoding TIGR04219 family outer membrane beta-barrel protein has product MGFKQMVGGVLLLLAGTAASAGATGIEAAVGVWNQSPRGSIAYQGTSLDLKNELKYGDETRLTGRVKIETPLFFPNLYLMATPMEFKEQGSKSIPFTFGNQTFTANVPFTSKLKLDHYDLGLYWGIPLLKTATVNTVNVDFGINARLVDLKAEVVQGGVSDAKTLTVPVPMLYAGVQVKPLSWLAGEGEARGMVYGKDQYFDLVARGKLILFDHVFAAAGYRYEKLKIDESNVKADVNFGGPFGEVGFQF; this is encoded by the coding sequence ATGGGATTCAAACAAATGGTTGGGGGAGTTCTGCTCCTGCTCGCGGGAACTGCCGCCTCGGCGGGTGCCACGGGGATCGAGGCTGCGGTGGGGGTCTGGAACCAGTCTCCCCGGGGCTCCATCGCCTACCAGGGGACCAGTCTTGACCTGAAGAACGAACTGAAGTACGGCGACGAGACCCGCCTCACCGGCCGGGTGAAGATCGAGACGCCGCTCTTCTTCCCCAACCTCTACCTGATGGCCACTCCCATGGAGTTCAAGGAGCAGGGGAGCAAGTCGATTCCCTTCACCTTCGGCAACCAGACCTTCACGGCCAATGTCCCCTTCACCTCGAAGCTCAAGCTCGACCACTACGACCTTGGCCTCTACTGGGGGATACCGCTCCTGAAGACCGCCACCGTCAACACCGTGAACGTCGATTTCGGCATCAACGCCCGCCTCGTGGACCTGAAGGCCGAGGTGGTCCAGGGGGGCGTCTCCGACGCCAAGACGCTCACCGTTCCGGTCCCGATGCTCTATGCCGGGGTGCAGGTCAAGCCCCTCTCGTGGCTTGCGGGTGAGGGAGAGGCGCGGGGCATGGTCTACGGCAAGGACCAGTACTTCGATCTCGTCGCCCGAGGAAAACTGATCCTCTTCGATCACGTCTTCGCCGCGGCGGGGTACCGGTACGAAAAGCTCAAGATCGACGAGAGCAACGTCAAGGCCGATGTGAACTTCGGTGGCCCCTTCGGCGAGGTCGGCTTCCAGTTCTGA
- a CDS encoding M3 family oligoendopeptidase, producing MTTDITAMLWDTTPLYPAADSPEIEAELAKGADETREFRAAYQGRVASLDSAALREALLRYEALNELLVKPQLYAHLLFAADSENDAHKRLSQRTAEFGNLMGRELLFFDLEIMEIPDDRFAAIVSDAQFATYRHYLESVRRFKPHTLKEREEQLLKMKSLTGADAFTRLFDELSASLRYRMELDGQEQEFTGEELLGLLHHPDAAVRERAFSTFLNRHEEEGIVLSTVFNTIALDHGQELELRNYRHPMEPTHLGNELPEEVVNRLMEVSEANYPLAQDYFRLKARLLGLPKLKNTDVYAPVGETDRRYTYEEAKGLVLDAYGRFLPRFREMAEAFFAERRIDVLPRPGKSGGAFCMGMTPRLVPYLLLNFTGNLRDVATLAHEMGHGLHFALAQKQTMLNYHAPLPLAETASVFGEMLLTRHLLEREDDPKVKVALLCAKIEDIIATTFRQNVLTRFEERMHRERQQGLLTSSQLCNLWWEENDRLYGDSVEMIPPYRWGWSYISHFIHARFYCYSYTFAELLVLSLYRKYLEEGEPFIPTYLAILESGGSQSPADTVRPAGIDLADPHFWQKGYDFLAELIAELKGLIAEA from the coding sequence ATGACCACCGACATTACCGCCATGCTCTGGGATACCACCCCCCTCTACCCCGCCGCCGACTCTCCGGAAATCGAGGCCGAACTGGCGAAGGGCGCCGACGAAACCCGGGAGTTCCGCGCCGCCTATCAGGGGCGGGTCGCCTCCCTCGACAGCGCCGCGCTCCGGGAGGCGCTCCTCCGGTATGAAGCGCTCAACGAGCTGCTGGTGAAGCCCCAGCTCTATGCCCACCTCCTCTTTGCCGCCGATTCGGAGAACGATGCCCACAAGCGGCTATCCCAGCGCACCGCCGAGTTCGGCAATCTCATGGGTCGGGAGCTCCTCTTCTTCGACCTGGAGATCATGGAGATCCCGGATGACCGCTTCGCGGCAATCGTCTCCGACGCACAGTTCGCCACCTACCGGCATTACCTGGAGAGTGTCCGGAGATTCAAACCCCACACCCTCAAGGAGCGGGAGGAACAGCTCCTGAAGATGAAGAGCCTCACCGGCGCCGATGCCTTTACCCGGCTCTTCGACGAACTCTCCGCCTCGCTCCGCTACCGGATGGAATTGGACGGCCAGGAGCAGGAGTTCACCGGCGAGGAGCTCTTGGGCCTTCTCCACCACCCCGACGCCGCCGTGCGCGAGCGGGCGTTCTCTACCTTCCTGAACCGCCACGAAGAGGAGGGGATCGTCCTCTCCACCGTCTTCAACACCATCGCCCTTGACCATGGCCAGGAACTGGAGCTCCGCAACTACCGTCACCCCATGGAGCCGACCCACCTGGGGAACGAACTTCCGGAGGAGGTGGTCAACCGCCTCATGGAGGTGTCGGAGGCCAACTACCCGCTGGCTCAGGACTATTTCCGGCTGAAGGCCCGGCTCCTGGGGCTCCCGAAGCTGAAGAATACGGACGTCTACGCGCCGGTGGGCGAGACCGACCGCCGGTACACCTACGAGGAGGCGAAAGGGCTCGTGCTCGACGCCTACGGCCGCTTCCTCCCCCGGTTCAGGGAAATGGCCGAGGCGTTCTTTGCCGAACGGCGGATCGACGTTCTGCCGCGGCCGGGGAAGAGCGGCGGGGCGTTCTGCATGGGGATGACCCCGCGGCTCGTCCCCTATCTTCTCCTCAACTTCACCGGCAACCTCCGCGACGTGGCGACCCTGGCCCACGAGATGGGGCACGGACTCCATTTCGCCCTGGCCCAGAAGCAGACCATGCTCAACTACCACGCCCCCCTGCCGCTGGCCGAGACGGCGTCGGTCTTCGGCGAGATGCTCCTCACCCGCCATCTCCTGGAGCGCGAGGACGATCCGAAGGTGAAGGTGGCGCTTCTCTGCGCCAAGATCGAGGACATCATCGCCACCACCTTCCGCCAGAACGTCCTCACCCGTTTCGAGGAGCGGATGCACCGGGAACGGCAGCAGGGACTCCTGACCTCTTCACAGCTTTGCAACCTCTGGTGGGAGGAAAACGACCGGCTCTACGGCGACTCGGTGGAGATGATCCCTCCCTACCGCTGGGGATGGAGCTATATCAGCCACTTCATCCACGCCCGCTTCTACTGCTACTCCTACACCTTTGCCGAGCTTCTCGTCCTCTCCCTCTACCGCAAGTACCTGGAGGAGGGGGAGCCGTTCATCCCCACCTACCTGGCGATCCTGGAGAGCGGCGGCTCACAGTCGCCGGCCGATACGGTCCGGCCGGCGGGAATCGATCTCGCCGATCCCCACTTCTGGCAAAAGGGGTACGACTTCCTGGCGGAGTTGATCGCCGAGCTGAAAGGGCTGATCGCCGAAGCATAG
- a CDS encoding DUF4410 domain-containing protein has protein sequence MKRLLLAIALSIATFTATTSLVHADEAPLPKPDILSEETIFTPQRLATYDTIVIRDLKTDGAEYANLDDEEKAKLEAMKPMLVRTVSDSLEMELKMRKLFKSITRNEEPKGKALILEGAFTEFNAGNRAVRFWVGFGAGKTYLKVKGRLIDGQTGKELAVFEDRETGYRGSMTLENFADLFPHQAKSLGENLANFIQKLY, from the coding sequence ATGAAACGACTGCTGCTCGCCATCGCCCTCTCCATCGCCACCTTCACCGCCACCACCTCCCTGGTCCACGCCGACGAGGCCCCCCTCCCCAAACCGGACATCCTGAGCGAGGAGACCATCTTCACGCCGCAGCGGCTCGCGACCTACGACACCATCGTGATCCGCGATCTCAAGACCGACGGCGCCGAATACGCGAACCTCGACGACGAAGAAAAGGCAAAGCTCGAAGCCATGAAGCCGATGCTCGTTCGGACCGTTTCGGACAGCCTCGAAATGGAACTGAAGATGCGCAAGCTTTTCAAATCCATCACCAGGAATGAAGAGCCGAAGGGGAAAGCGCTCATTCTGGAAGGGGCGTTTACCGAGTTCAACGCGGGGAATCGGGCCGTCCGCTTCTGGGTCGGGTTCGGGGCAGGCAAGACCTACCTCAAGGTGAAGGGTCGCCTGATCGATGGGCAGACCGGCAAGGAGCTGGCCGTATTCGAGGACCGGGAAACCGGCTACCGGGGCTCCATGACGCTTGAGAACTTTGCCGACCTTTTCCCCCACCAGGCAAAGAGCCTCGGCGAAAATCTGGCAAACTTCATCCAGAAACTCTATTGA
- a CDS encoding Smr/MutS family protein, translating into MHDDPVHIPIDGVLDLHTFRPREVGELVPDYLEECRRRGIYSVRIIHGKGTGTLRRTVHAILARLPGVASFRLADGDAGGWGATLVELRRGEG; encoded by the coding sequence TTGCACGATGATCCGGTTCATATCCCCATCGACGGGGTGCTGGACCTCCACACGTTCCGGCCGCGGGAGGTGGGGGAGCTCGTTCCCGATTATCTTGAGGAGTGCCGGCGCAGGGGGATTTACTCCGTCCGGATCATCCATGGCAAGGGGACGGGAACCCTGCGTCGGACGGTGCATGCCATCCTTGCCCGTCTGCCGGGAGTCGCGTCGTTTCGCCTGGCCGACGGGGATGCCGGTGGCTGGGGAGCGACGCTGGTGGAGTTGAGGAGGGGAGAGGGGTGA